A region from the Natronoarchaeum mannanilyticum genome encodes:
- a CDS encoding DUF58 domain-containing protein: protein MTGSDTATTASIEEEPSTQDRSDRSGRREPGSRTDATASGPADRTTSRSDRTGPSNDRYEPLDDRSDPRSARATRSAFDSTVEHVPRLSGAVWIGLGLAAIGIATRTPVLVVGATIPLWYLAYAAVTGMGEVDVAVARECPRVVTEAGERVSIELTVENVGEDPISDLRVVDGVPEELAVVEGSPRACVALGPGERATVEYELAAKRGTHRFEAPTLRARNLVGTVVETGEIDASGTEEIVCELPVEDVPLDGRTSHRTGRVTADEGGSGVEFRAIREYQRGDPIRSIDWRRYARSGDLTTVEYRAERAATVGLVVDARPETYLAPESGGATAAATAAYAAERALERLADAASPICLLAATDEAEAPIGPGTDTETLQRARGRLEELRTGESTGPVRSSIYSDAWSVRPAEVGEAAFDRLPDGATVLVFSPALDDFPANLCRGLARRGYDVTLVSPDVTDGDDSMLGVRRIQRADRLRSLRSERIDVVDWDRDRPLGASLGAAIAGGDGL from the coding sequence ATGACAGGATCAGACACCGCGACGACGGCGTCGATCGAGGAAGAACCGTCCACGCAGGATCGGAGCGACCGATCGGGCCGTCGAGAACCCGGATCGCGGACCGACGCGACGGCGTCCGGGCCGGCTGATCGGACCACGTCTCGGTCCGATCGAACTGGCCCCTCGAACGATCGCTACGAGCCGCTGGACGACCGATCCGACCCGCGCTCCGCCCGCGCGACCCGCTCCGCCTTCGATTCGACGGTCGAGCACGTTCCGCGACTCTCCGGGGCCGTCTGGATCGGGCTGGGGCTCGCGGCGATCGGCATCGCGACCCGGACGCCCGTGCTGGTCGTCGGCGCGACGATCCCGCTGTGGTACCTCGCGTACGCCGCCGTCACCGGGATGGGCGAGGTCGATGTCGCCGTCGCCCGGGAGTGCCCACGGGTCGTCACCGAGGCCGGCGAGCGGGTGTCGATCGAGCTGACGGTCGAGAACGTCGGTGAGGACCCGATCTCCGATCTGCGCGTCGTCGACGGCGTCCCCGAGGAGCTCGCGGTCGTCGAGGGCTCGCCCCGCGCCTGCGTCGCGCTCGGGCCGGGCGAGCGCGCGACCGTCGAGTACGAACTCGCGGCGAAACGGGGAACTCACCGCTTCGAGGCGCCGACGCTCCGGGCCCGCAATCTCGTCGGCACCGTCGTCGAAACCGGCGAGATCGACGCGTCGGGCACCGAGGAGATCGTCTGCGAACTCCCCGTCGAGGACGTCCCCCTCGACGGCCGGACCTCCCACCGGACGGGTCGCGTGACCGCCGACGAGGGAGGCAGCGGCGTCGAGTTTCGCGCCATCCGGGAGTACCAGCGCGGCGATCCGATCCGGTCGATCGACTGGCGGCGCTACGCGCGATCGGGCGACCTGACGACCGTCGAGTACCGGGCCGAGCGGGCCGCCACGGTCGGTCTGGTCGTCGACGCGCGTCCGGAGACGTATCTCGCGCCCGAGTCTGGGGGCGCGACGGCCGCGGCGACGGCCGCTTATGCCGCCGAACGGGCGCTCGAGCGCCTCGCGGACGCCGCCTCGCCGATCTGCCTTCTGGCGGCGACCGACGAGGCGGAGGCGCCGATCGGGCCCGGCACGGACACCGAGACGCTCCAGCGCGCTCGCGGTCGCCTGGAGGAGCTTCGAACCGGCGAATCGACCGGTCCGGTTCGGTCGTCGATCTACAGCGACGCCTGGTCGGTTCGACCGGCCGAGGTGGGCGAGGCGGCGTTCGATCGGCTGCCCGACGGCGCGACGGTGCTGGTGTTCTCGCCGGCGCTCGACGATTTCCCGGCGAACCTCTGTCGCGGGCTCGCTCGCCGGGGGTACGACGTGACGCTCGTCAGTCCGGACGTCACCGACGGCGACGATTCGATGCTCGGCGTCCGGCGTATCCAGCGCGCCGACCGGCTCCGCTCGCTCCGGAGCGAGCGGATCGATGTCGTCGACTGGGATCGCGACCGGCCGCTGGGCGCCTCGCTCGGGGCCGCGATAGCCGGAGGTGACGGCCTGTGA
- a CDS encoding DUF7269 family protein produces the protein MRWGLPAPRLPSIPRRVAAAAIVGCLAAVLVVPLALDRSLLATEPEVARALVGVFGSLLALVVVAVVGYGLIDGGLGSDAGVEPLVETPPERGGEDEDALVGAALRDCVDRAAHLRDDGVTSTARDAVWKEIRTAAAIAEEHATGASTEQARERVAEGRWTDDAVVATFLASPEADVRYPARHVLYEWLTPGGAFERRAERAAEAVRERYEAEGAAVPDPERLPPVRPVAPSEAPDAATAVLGPELADAVAAGASEGLVALPTTDEQALREGLRAAAAAAVDADSEREADARTAVRNGEWTDDPVAAAFLADAAAAVDRSLVDLLYGAVDPNGALDRRVRRTAGAVVDRCESGSIEAEDSDGLGSADPAAIAGDDRPDAADTATGGEVPAADGGTDTSDDTGREVAFRWSSDAGSSDGDDELEIDEVSLGNRR, from the coding sequence ATGAGGTGGGGACTCCCCGCGCCGCGACTCCCGTCGATCCCCCGACGCGTCGCCGCCGCGGCGATCGTCGGCTGCCTCGCGGCCGTTCTAGTGGTCCCGCTGGCGCTCGACCGTTCCCTGCTGGCGACCGAGCCCGAAGTCGCTCGCGCCCTGGTCGGCGTCTTCGGATCCCTGCTCGCGCTGGTGGTTGTGGCGGTAGTCGGCTACGGGCTGATCGACGGTGGACTCGGCAGCGACGCCGGAGTCGAGCCGCTGGTCGAGACGCCGCCGGAACGCGGCGGCGAAGACGAGGACGCGCTGGTCGGCGCGGCGCTTCGCGACTGCGTCGATCGGGCGGCACACTTGCGAGACGACGGCGTCACGTCGACGGCCCGCGACGCCGTCTGGAAGGAGATCAGGACCGCGGCGGCCATCGCGGAGGAGCACGCGACCGGCGCGTCGACCGAGCAAGCCCGCGAGCGCGTCGCCGAAGGCCGGTGGACTGACGACGCCGTCGTCGCGACGTTCCTCGCGTCGCCGGAGGCCGACGTGCGTTACCCCGCCCGACACGTCCTCTACGAGTGGCTGACGCCGGGCGGCGCGTTCGAGCGCCGGGCCGAGCGGGCGGCCGAGGCCGTCCGAGAGCGCTACGAGGCCGAGGGCGCCGCGGTTCCCGATCCCGAGCGACTGCCACCGGTGCGTCCGGTCGCTCCAAGCGAGGCGCCGGACGCCGCGACCGCCGTGCTCGGTCCCGAACTGGCGGACGCCGTCGCGGCCGGAGCATCCGAGGGACTCGTCGCGCTGCCGACGACCGACGAGCAGGCACTCCGCGAGGGGCTCCGGGCGGCCGCGGCCGCGGCCGTCGACGCCGATTCCGAACGCGAAGCGGACGCCAGAACGGCGGTCAGAAACGGCGAGTGGACCGACGACCCGGTCGCGGCCGCGTTTCTCGCCGACGCCGCCGCGGCCGTCGACCGATCGCTCGTCGATCTCCTCTACGGGGCGGTCGATCCCAACGGCGCGCTCGACCGGCGCGTCCGGCGAACCGCGGGCGCAGTGGTCGATCGCTGCGAGTCTGGTTCGATCGAGGCCGAAGACAGTGACGGCCTCGGTTCGGCCGATCCGGCGGCGATCGCAGGCGACGACCGTCCGGACGCCGCCGATACCGCGACCGGCGGGGAGGTCCCCGCTGCTGACGGCGGCACCGATACGAGCGACGATACCGGTCGCGAGGTGGCGTTCCGCTGGTCGTCCGACGCCGGCAGTTCGGACGGCGATGACGAACTGGAAATCGACGAAGTATCCCTGGGGAACCGACGATGA
- a CDS encoding DUF4129 domain-containing protein yields the protein MSGDASADDGRVGPDLTHAAVVACCILGLVLVAGFLPAVDQVGGDADGAGIVNDEQPDDPADDGTGDGSGEDGGGDDPVSREISVADTTPGQEMRVTVRSDGDRVSDATVTVDGERIGATDESGVIETSVPYESSLNVSASYAGWTVSERVALSADVDVTPQYVDADTGELTVRATIDGVSVPDATVTVGDERVGETDESGVATVPVPTDGDAVGVRRGAAEGATVIDADEVAVPVQGAWFVPKLPLGPATARVEMDGVPVRNAPVTVDGERVGTTDPTGKTGFRLPASDSATIGTEVRGESAATELDGLVFRLAWSVLGALSLLVGGIITYLRLFDLQARRRHRRWIGDGLSLSTLWPSRLLSGLGAAVAGVPAALRRGAGAIAGLFGGLGGGVGWLSQFGASLRLPRFRLPSLPSLGGLPALSLLPSLDRGSRSVDEDAESSSAVDRNDAAQSVPDEPTDDADDSAPTPTVRRAWHRLVDRLGVSRRETRTPGQIARRAVDAGYPDDAVDRLTAAFRDVEYGGRAESDDRVRAAYEALDRIRSEEDDEP from the coding sequence ATGAGCGGCGACGCGTCGGCCGACGACGGACGCGTCGGCCCCGACTTGACCCACGCGGCGGTCGTCGCGTGTTGCATCCTCGGGCTGGTGCTCGTCGCCGGCTTTCTCCCGGCGGTCGATCAGGTCGGCGGCGACGCCGACGGAGCGGGCATCGTCAACGACGAGCAGCCCGACGATCCCGCCGACGATGGAACGGGCGACGGGAGCGGCGAGGACGGCGGGGGCGACGATCCGGTCTCTCGCGAGATCAGCGTGGCCGACACGACCCCCGGCCAGGAGATGCGCGTGACGGTGCGCTCGGACGGGGATCGGGTGTCGGATGCGACGGTCACGGTCGACGGCGAACGGATCGGCGCGACCGACGAAAGCGGCGTTATCGAAACGTCCGTACCCTACGAATCGTCGCTGAACGTCTCGGCGTCGTACGCCGGCTGGACCGTGAGCGAGCGCGTCGCGCTGTCGGCCGACGTCGACGTGACGCCGCAGTACGTCGACGCCGATACGGGGGAACTGACCGTCAGAGCGACGATCGACGGCGTATCGGTTCCGGACGCGACCGTGACGGTCGGCGACGAACGGGTCGGCGAAACCGACGAGAGCGGCGTCGCGACGGTTCCGGTCCCGACCGACGGCGATGCCGTCGGCGTTCGCCGCGGCGCGGCCGAGGGCGCGACGGTGATCGACGCCGACGAGGTTGCGGTCCCCGTTCAGGGCGCGTGGTTCGTGCCGAAGCTCCCCCTCGGTCCGGCGACGGCGCGGGTGGAGATGGACGGCGTCCCGGTTCGGAACGCGCCCGTGACGGTCGACGGCGAGCGGGTGGGAACGACGGACCCCACCGGGAAAACGGGGTTCCGGCTGCCGGCGTCCGATTCGGCGACGATCGGTACCGAGGTCCGGGGCGAGAGCGCGGCGACGGAGCTCGACGGGCTCGTGTTCAGACTCGCGTGGAGCGTGCTGGGCGCGCTGAGCTTACTGGTCGGGGGCATCATCACGTACCTCCGGCTGTTCGACCTGCAGGCCCGACGCCGACACCGGCGGTGGATCGGCGACGGACTCTCGTTGAGCACTCTCTGGCCGAGCAGGCTGCTGTCCGGACTCGGCGCGGCCGTCGCGGGTGTCCCCGCGGCGCTCCGGCGTGGAGCCGGAGCGATCGCAGGGCTGTTCGGCGGGCTCGGCGGCGGCGTCGGCTGGCTGTCGCAGTTCGGCGCGTCGCTGCGGCTGCCGCGGTTCCGGTTGCCGAGCCTCCCGTCCCTGGGCGGCCTGCCGGCGCTCTCGCTGCTCCCGAGCCTCGACCGCGGATCGCGCTCGGTCGACGAGGACGCGGAGTCCAGCAGTGCTGTCGATCGAAACGACGCGGCGCAGTCGGTTCCCGACGAGCCGACCGACGACGCGGACGACTCGGCGCCGACGCCGACCGTTCGTCGCGCGTGGCACCGGCTGGTCGACCGGCTCGGCGTCTCGCGTCGGGAGACACGAACGCCCGGCCAGATCGCTCGACGAGCGGTCGACGCCGGCTACCCAGACGACGCCGTCGACCGGCTGACGGCGGCGTTCCGCGACGTCGAGTACGGCGGGCGGGCCGAGAGCGACGACCGGGTGCGGGCCGCCTACGAGGCGCTCGATCGGATCCGGTCCGAGGAGGACGATGAACCATGA
- a CDS encoding M48 family metalloprotease: MTSNGRRSFRLRIAGVLALLVALNGLFVAALVWAYGTVIPGAVAWALLALLGEQPTIDFLDLAVSPLALVVLTAAFLVAQAWYGYTRLLSDVWEGTASPEDAPDLHAAVTRLAAQADVSAPSIAVVDAAHPNCFTVGRAGNATIVVTRPLLDALDPDERDAVLAHEIAHVKNRDVTLMTLASLFIAIAERAYRATSLLRRAQWFDREGMSRRASLALDWLLPVVIVSYLFVAPILWLFPPLARLANETLSRQREFAADDAAAAITGRPLALAGALTTLYEYEPPQPDEDLRRSAEGLRALCFVPFGGVRDVERGLVEDADVPDADAAPESDGSSARDAAAASDDTGTERAARARRIDDWLADRPSAPASTAGTHPPVEERVERLVERSAVDP; this comes from the coding sequence GTGACCTCCAACGGACGCCGATCGTTTCGACTGCGGATCGCGGGCGTCCTCGCCCTGCTGGTTGCGCTCAACGGGCTGTTCGTCGCCGCGCTCGTCTGGGCGTACGGTACGGTGATCCCCGGCGCCGTCGCGTGGGCCCTCCTCGCGCTGCTCGGCGAGCAGCCGACGATCGACTTTCTGGACCTGGCGGTGTCGCCGCTCGCGCTGGTCGTCCTGACGGCGGCGTTTCTCGTCGCCCAGGCCTGGTACGGCTACACGCGACTGCTTTCCGACGTCTGGGAGGGGACCGCCTCGCCCGAGGACGCGCCCGACCTCCACGCCGCGGTGACGCGGCTGGCGGCCCAGGCCGACGTGTCGGCGCCGTCGATCGCCGTCGTCGACGCCGCCCATCCCAACTGTTTCACCGTGGGCCGGGCCGGGAACGCGACGATCGTCGTGACGCGCCCGCTGCTCGACGCGCTCGATCCCGACGAGCGAGACGCCGTGCTCGCCCACGAGATCGCCCACGTCAAGAACCGCGACGTGACGCTGATGACGCTCGCGAGCCTCTTTATCGCCATCGCCGAGCGGGCCTACCGTGCGACCAGCCTGCTCCGACGCGCGCAGTGGTTCGATCGCGAGGGGATGAGCCGCCGCGCGAGCCTCGCGCTCGACTGGCTCCTCCCGGTCGTGATCGTTTCCTACCTGTTCGTCGCGCCGATCCTCTGGCTGTTCCCGCCGCTGGCGCGACTCGCCAACGAGACGCTGTCCCGACAGCGGGAGTTCGCGGCCGACGACGCCGCCGCGGCGATCACCGGCCGACCGCTGGCGCTGGCGGGCGCGCTGACGACGCTGTACGAGTACGAACCGCCCCAGCCCGACGAGGATCTCAGGCGCTCCGCCGAGGGGCTTCGCGCGCTGTGTTTCGTCCCCTTCGGCGGCGTCCGCGACGTCGAACGCGGGCTGGTCGAGGACGCGGATGTTCCGGACGCCGACGCCGCGCCGGAATCGGACGGTTCATCCGCGCGTGACGCCGCCGCGGCGTCGGACGACACCGGGACGGAGCGGGCCGCGCGGGCCCGCCGGATCGACGACTGGCTGGCCGACCGGCCGTCCGCACCGGCCAGCACCGCGGGCACCCACCCGCCGGTCGAAGAGCGCGTCGAACGACTCGTCGAACGCTCCGCGGTCGATCCATGA
- a CDS encoding acyl-CoA dehydrogenase family protein, giving the protein MLDYVGLEADLDEEERLIRDTAREFVADRVKPEIGDHFENGTFPEELIGEMGDMGFYAPNLEGYGSPNVTETAYGLLMQELEAGDSGIRSMASVQGALVMYPIRAFGSEEQKERWLPALGSGDAVGCFGLTEPEHGSDPASMETTAERADDSAGRGADDADGYVLNGTKTWITNAPIADLALVWARDASDPDRPIRGFLVKTDREGVTTNEIDGKLSMRASVTGEIALDDAVVPAANVLPDVSGMKGPLSCLTQARYGIAWGAVGAARDCFEAAREYATDRDQFGKPIGGFQLQQEKLAEMATRITTAQLLAHRLAELKERDELRPQQVSMAKRNNVRMAREQARVAREMLGGNGITTDYPPMRHLANMETVYTYEGTHDIHSLILGEDLTGIVAFE; this is encoded by the coding sequence ATGCTCGACTACGTGGGGCTGGAAGCGGATCTCGACGAGGAGGAGCGGCTGATCCGGGACACCGCCCGCGAGTTCGTCGCCGACCGCGTCAAACCGGAGATCGGCGATCACTTCGAGAACGGAACGTTTCCCGAGGAGCTGATCGGAGAGATGGGCGATATGGGGTTCTACGCGCCCAATCTGGAGGGGTACGGCTCGCCGAACGTGACCGAGACGGCCTACGGCCTGCTGATGCAGGAGTTAGAGGCCGGCGACTCGGGAATCCGATCGATGGCCAGCGTCCAGGGCGCGCTGGTGATGTATCCGATCCGCGCCTTTGGCTCCGAAGAACAGAAGGAGCGCTGGCTGCCCGCGCTCGGCTCGGGCGACGCGGTGGGCTGTTTCGGACTGACCGAACCCGAACACGGATCCGATCCGGCCAGCATGGAGACGACTGCGGAGCGCGCCGACGACTCGGCCGGGCGCGGCGCGGACGACGCGGACGGCTACGTGCTGAACGGAACCAAGACCTGGATCACGAACGCGCCGATCGCCGACCTCGCGCTGGTCTGGGCGCGCGACGCTTCGGATCCCGACCGGCCGATCCGCGGCTTCCTCGTCAAGACCGACCGCGAGGGCGTGACGACGAACGAGATCGACGGCAAGCTCTCGATGCGCGCGTCCGTGACCGGCGAGATCGCGCTCGACGACGCCGTCGTGCCCGCGGCGAACGTCCTGCCCGACGTCTCGGGAATGAAGGGGCCGCTCTCCTGTCTCACGCAGGCCCGGTACGGCATCGCCTGGGGCGCCGTCGGCGCCGCGCGGGACTGCTTCGAGGCGGCCCGCGAGTACGCCACAGACCGCGATCAGTTCGGCAAGCCGATCGGCGGCTTCCAGCTTCAGCAGGAGAAGCTCGCCGAGATGGCGACCCGGATTACCACGGCCCAGCTGCTGGCTCACCGCCTCGCCGAACTGAAAGAGCGCGACGAGTTGCGGCCCCAGCAGGTCTCGATGGCGAAGCGCAACAACGTCCGGATGGCCCGCGAGCAGGCCCGCGTCGCCCGCGAGATGCTCGGCGGTAACGGCATCACGACGGATTATCCGCCGATGCGCCACCTCGCGAACATGGAGACCGTCTACACGTACGAGGGCACTCACGACATCCACTCGCTGATCCTCGGGGAAGATCTCACGGGCATCGTCGCCTTCGAGTAG
- a CDS encoding GNAT family N-acetyltransferase, producing the protein MQVQQRPEFETEDRKRIYEYVERNGVVERGELDDEFAMDADRIELELSELIDEGYLDERDGIYRIAIDVGEPTTHEIDGVEFTVRPAKQGDLRGLIHVMRTVSEEGAYLTAESVMDLLDHEEVVFRHNDVESRMFFVATVDAEAQSASSPDSNTRRDGEVVGWIHLDSPNFAKLRHTAELTMGVLEEYRGHGIGSHLMERGLDWAASNGYEKVYQSIPATNQDAVRFLENHRWETEAIRRAHFKIDDEYVAEQQMAVMLEDPRLG; encoded by the coding sequence ATGCAGGTCCAGCAACGACCCGAGTTCGAGACCGAGGACCGCAAGCGAATCTACGAGTACGTCGAGCGCAACGGCGTCGTCGAGCGCGGCGAACTGGACGACGAGTTCGCGATGGACGCCGACCGGATCGAGCTGGAGCTGTCGGAGCTGATCGACGAGGGGTACCTCGACGAGCGCGACGGGATCTACCGGATCGCGATCGACGTCGGCGAGCCGACGACCCACGAGATCGACGGCGTCGAGTTCACCGTTCGACCGGCCAAGCAGGGGGATCTCCGGGGACTGATCCACGTCATGCGGACGGTCTCCGAGGAGGGCGCGTACCTGACCGCCGAGTCGGTGATGGATCTCCTCGACCACGAGGAGGTCGTGTTCCGGCACAACGACGTCGAGTCGCGGATGTTCTTCGTCGCGACGGTCGACGCCGAAGCGCAGAGCGCTTCGAGCCCCGACTCGAACACTCGTCGGGACGGCGAGGTGGTCGGGTGGATCCACCTCGACTCGCCCAACTTCGCGAAGCTGCGCCACACCGCCGAGCTGACGATGGGCGTCCTCGAAGAGTACCGCGGCCACGGCATCGGCAGCCACCTCATGGAGCGGGGCCTCGACTGGGCTGCCTCGAACGGCTACGAGAAAGTCTATCAGAGCATTCCGGCGACGAACCAGGACGCCGTGCGCTTCCTGGAGAACCACCGCTGGGAGACCGAGGCCATCCGCCGGGCGCACTTCAAGATCGACGACGAGTACGTCGCCGAGCAGCAGATGGCGGTGATGCTCGAAGACCCGCGGCTGGGGTGA
- a CDS encoding type 1 glutamine amidotransferase, whose product MSRPRIAVLNAAHDDANTPRNFRRELDADLAEFDANASELPESVEGFDGVVVTGSRSSVYWDEQWIEPTAAWVREAVDAGLPCLGVCWGHQLLAHALGGEVAAMGEYEIGYREIQHDGDSVLFEGVDERFTAFTTHSDEVAEVPPGADVLAENDYSIHAFRKDRVFGVQFHPEYDPETARDVTLGKDLPDERIRRVLDGITEENYAKACEAKTVFENWLAFVEDVRASADVADTAEADAELDADSESADAAGAD is encoded by the coding sequence ATGAGTCGACCGCGCATCGCCGTGCTCAACGCAGCCCACGACGACGCCAACACCCCCCGGAACTTCCGGCGGGAGCTCGACGCCGACCTGGCGGAGTTCGACGCCAACGCGTCCGAACTCCCCGAGTCGGTCGAGGGCTTCGACGGCGTCGTCGTCACAGGTTCCCGGTCGTCGGTGTACTGGGACGAACAGTGGATCGAGCCCACAGCGGCGTGGGTTCGCGAGGCCGTCGACGCCGGCCTCCCCTGTCTGGGTGTCTGTTGGGGCCACCAGCTGCTGGCCCACGCGCTGGGCGGCGAGGTCGCGGCGATGGGCGAGTACGAGATCGGCTACCGGGAGATCCAACACGACGGCGACTCCGTCCTGTTCGAGGGCGTCGACGAGCGGTTCACCGCCTTCACGACCCACTCCGACGAGGTCGCCGAGGTACCCCCCGGCGCCGACGTGCTCGCCGAGAACGACTACTCGATCCACGCCTTCCGCAAGGATCGCGTCTTCGGCGTCCAGTTCCACCCCGAGTACGACCCCGAGACGGCCCGCGACGTGACGCTCGGCAAGGACCTGCCCGACGAGCGCATCCGGCGCGTGCTCGACGGCATCACCGAGGAAAACTACGCAAAGGCCTGCGAGGCCAAGACCGTCTTCGAGAACTGGCTCGCGTTCGTCGAGGACGTTCGGGCGTCCGCGGACGTTGCCGACACCGCAGAAGCCGACGCCGAACTCGACGCCGATTCCGAGTCGGCCGACGCTGCCGGCGCGGACTGA
- a CDS encoding alpha/beta fold hydrolase, with protein sequence MPTIEREGVELYYEADGDGEAVAFVEDLGYGAWLWGWQYDALAGPFETVTWDLRGTGRSDAPEGPYTVPQLAADLETVLSEHDVRTVHLVGSGLGGMVALEHARRHGRAKTLTLLGASAGGPDADLPADPRKAMFAPPDDQAALRASLEPVLSADFREAHPEALDRIAAWRAEDDAERDAWDAQEEAFASYECDGPLYEITLPTLVIHGGEDRVVPPSNAEALAEGLPNAELEIAPDAGHLVGIEYSAAVNDRLLGFLEEHGDVEL encoded by the coding sequence ATGCCGACGATCGAGCGCGAGGGGGTCGAACTCTACTACGAGGCCGACGGCGACGGCGAGGCCGTCGCGTTCGTCGAGGATCTGGGCTACGGCGCCTGGCTCTGGGGCTGGCAGTACGACGCGCTGGCCGGGCCCTTCGAGACGGTCACCTGGGACCTGCGCGGGACCGGCCGGTCGGACGCGCCCGAGGGGCCCTACACCGTCCCGCAGCTCGCCGCCGACCTTGAGACGGTGCTCTCGGAGCACGACGTTCGAACCGTCCACCTCGTGGGATCCGGACTCGGCGGGATGGTCGCGCTGGAGCACGCCCGGCGCCACGGCCGCGCGAAGACGCTGACGCTGCTGGGCGCGAGCGCCGGCGGGCCGGACGCCGATCTGCCCGCCGACCCCCGAAAAGCGATGTTCGCGCCGCCAGACGACCAGGCGGCGCTGCGCGCGTCGCTGGAACCGGTTCTTTCTGCCGACTTCCGGGAGGCACACCCGGAGGCGCTCGATCGGATCGCCGCGTGGCGCGCCGAGGACGACGCCGAGCGCGACGCCTGGGATGCCCAGGAGGAGGCGTTCGCGAGCTACGAGTGCGATGGCCCGCTGTACGAGATCACGCTACCGACGCTCGTGATCCACGGCGGCGAGGATCGGGTCGTGCCGCCGTCGAACGCCGAGGCGCTCGCGGAGGGGCTGCCCAACGCCGAACTGGAGATCGCGCCCGACGCGGGCCACCTCGTCGGGATCGAGTACTCCGCGGCGGTCAACGACCGGCTGCTGGGATTCTTGGAGGAGCACGGCGACGTGGAACTGTAG
- a CDS encoding DUF7577 domain-containing protein yields the protein MALPEGLPLWAYGYAAAFALVHGAVLYYLYRSTASTPSDDAADTESEATTVVCEHCGTENDLEYRFCRNCVQELSGPSGSDAGDGKPASPGIL from the coding sequence ATGGCACTGCCCGAGGGACTCCCGCTCTGGGCCTACGGGTACGCGGCGGCGTTCGCGCTCGTCCACGGCGCCGTGCTGTACTACCTCTACCGATCGACCGCGTCGACGCCGAGCGACGACGCCGCCGACACGGAGAGCGAGGCGACGACCGTCGTCTGCGAGCACTGCGGGACCGAGAACGACCTCGAGTACCGCTTCTGCCGAAACTGCGTGCAGGAGCTCTCCGGCCCGAGCGGGTCGGACGCCGGTGATGGCAAACCGGCCTCGCCGGGAATTCTCTGA
- a CDS encoding lysostaphin resistance A-like protein codes for MADRDPDDRRDGDDWGNRDDRGDGNGEEWASGDDDRSEELSSNGGSPDPAGAAPGGTDGRLTIKGLLSTTAVSAAVLLLGVAVGMVGLVASITVLSVGFGMGFDTGQNVTVLIVLQLVLLQGVGFGVASLAYLRYRGLGLEYLRTRSPTWSDVKWVVGIFVASFAILIAGNLFLSALGLGGEGHSIAETASGNPEILLALIPLSFLLIGPGEELLFRGVIQNAFVDRIGVRSGIAASSAFFVLIHLPNYSGLEGLPTLGLLFVISLTWGYAYERTDSLFVPAMAHAAYNATQFGLLYITLKYAPETSSALLSSALLL; via the coding sequence ATGGCTGACAGGGACCCGGACGACCGGCGGGACGGCGACGACTGGGGAAACCGCGACGACCGGGGAGACGGCAACGGCGAGGAGTGGGCAAGCGGCGACGATGACCGGTCGGAGGAACTGTCCTCGAACGGCGGCAGTCCGGACCCGGCGGGCGCCGCGCCGGGCGGAACCGACGGCCGGCTGACGATCAAGGGACTGCTCTCGACGACCGCGGTGTCGGCCGCGGTGCTCCTGCTCGGCGTCGCCGTCGGGATGGTCGGGCTGGTCGCCTCGATCACCGTGCTCTCCGTGGGGTTCGGCATGGGCTTTGACACCGGCCAGAACGTGACGGTACTCATCGTCCTCCAGCTCGTGCTGTTGCAGGGGGTCGGATTTGGCGTCGCCTCACTGGCCTATCTCCGGTACAGGGGCCTCGGCCTCGAGTACCTCCGCACTCGCTCTCCGACCTGGAGCGACGTCAAGTGGGTGGTCGGCATCTTCGTCGCGTCGTTCGCGATCCTGATCGCGGGCAACCTGTTCCTCTCGGCGCTCGGGCTCGGCGGGGAGGGCCACTCCATCGCCGAAACCGCGTCGGGGAACCCGGAGATCCTGCTCGCGCTGATCCCCCTGTCCTTTCTCCTGATCGGCCCCGGCGAGGAACTGCTGTTCCGCGGCGTCATCCAGAACGCGTTCGTCGACCGGATCGGCGTCAGAAGCGGCATCGCGGCGTCGAGCGCCTTTTTCGTCCTGATCCACCTGCCGAACTACAGCGGCCTCGAGGGGCTGCCGACGCTGGGACTGCTGTTCGTCATCAGCCTCACCTGGGGGTACGCCTACGAGCGGACGGACAGCCTGTTCGTGCCGGCGATGGCCCACGCCGCGTACAACGCCACGCAGTTCGGGCTCCTGTACATCACCCTGAAGTACGCGCCGGAGACGAGTTCGGCGCTGCTGAGTTCGGCGCTGCTGTTGTGA
- a CDS encoding DUF7535 family protein has translation MTRSATSPNPAKPNLGMNAIGLLLAAGTLFLLLPLAPFIAAIWLVDKLRGD, from the coding sequence ATGACTCGCTCGGCGACGTCACCGAACCCGGCCAAGCCGAACCTCGGGATGAACGCGATCGGGCTCCTGCTCGCCGCCGGCACGCTGTTCTTGCTGTTACCGCTGGCGCCGTTCATCGCCGCGATCTGGCTGGTCGACAAGCTCCGCGGCGACTAG